One region of Sebastes fasciatus isolate fSebFas1 chromosome 1, fSebFas1.pri, whole genome shotgun sequence genomic DNA includes:
- the synpra gene encoding synaptoporin, with amino-acid sequence MESTDQPASVGIFQVLKLPLGFIRVLEWLFAIFAFATCGGYSGQLRVSVDCMEKARSNLSIGIEFAYPFRLHQVSFEAPACEGIRNERVFLIGDYSSSAEFFVTIAVFAFLYSLMATIVYIFFQNKYRENNRGPLIDFVVTVVFSFLWLVSSSAWAKALSDVKMATDPDEVQLLISACKVQTNKCGSLYGPRWSGLNTSVAFGFLNFVLWAGNIWFVFKETSWHKGASRLAGGTSEKQSGTFNQPPYNQGSFDQSGSYNAQGNLGQPSEYSQVGGPTSYSNQM; translated from the exons CTCTTTGCCATTTTTGCTTTTGCAACATGTGGCGGCTACTCTGGTCAGCTGCGGGTTAGTGTGGACTGCATGGAGAAGGCCAGGAGCAACCTCAGCATTGGCATCGAATTTGCTTATCCGTTCAG gttgCACCAGGTGTCCTTTGAGGCGCCAGCGTGTGAGGGTATTAGGAACGAACGCGTGTTCCTCATCGGAGACTATTCATCCTCTGCGGAGTTCTTCGTCACCATCGCGGTCTTTGCCTTCCTGTATTCCCTCATGGCCACCATTGTCTACATCTTCTTTCAGAACAAGTACCGTGAAAACAACCGAGGACCACTCATT GACTTTGTGGTGACGGTGGTGTTCTCCTTCTTGTGGCTGGTCAGTTCCTCCGCTTGGGCCAAGGCTCTCTCTGATGTGAAAATGGCCACCGATCCAGACGAGGTGCAGCTGCTCATCTCTGCCTGCAAAGTCCAGACCAACAAGTGTGGCTCTCTGTATGGACCACGCTGGTCCGGACTCAACACCTCAGTG GCTTTTGGGTTCCTCAACTTTGTTCTATGGGCCGGGAACATCTGGTTTGTCTTTAAGGAGACCAGCTGGCACAAGGGTGCCTCGAGGTTAGCAGGCGGGACGTCTGAGAAACAGTCCGGCACCTTTAACCAGCCGCCCTACAACCAGGGAAGCTTCGACCAGTCAGGGAGCTACAACGCCCAGGGAAACCTCGGCCAGCCGTCCGAGTACAGCCAGGTCGGAGGGCCCACCTCCTACTCCAATCAGATGTAG